The following proteins are co-located in the Sulfurospirillum deleyianum DSM 6946 genome:
- a CDS encoding NfeD family protein: MIWYIWAILGVFAIVFEIATPTFFAIFLGLGFFGSALISYFVQDSLILQIMVALLGMFVGAFVFKKRRIADVPSSKIGQSDEFIGVGGKVIETISPEIKGRVRLDIPVLGSSEWDAKNIADTTLEKGVLIEIVAIHGHYLDVHSK, translated from the coding sequence ATGATTTGGTATATTTGGGCAATTTTAGGTGTTTTTGCCATTGTCTTTGAGATTGCCACTCCTACGTTTTTTGCCATCTTTTTAGGCTTAGGCTTTTTTGGCTCCGCACTGATTTCCTACTTCGTTCAAGATTCTCTTATTTTGCAAATCATGGTAGCCCTTTTGGGTATGTTTGTGGGTGCCTTTGTCTTTAAAAAAAGGCGCATTGCTGATGTTCCCTCTTCTAAAATTGGACAATCGGATGAGTTTATTGGTGTTGGGGGCAAAGTGATTGAAACCATTAGCCCTGAAATAAAGGGACGGGTAAGGCTTGATATTCCTGTTTTAGGAAGCAGTGAGTGGGATGCCAAAAATATTGCCGATACAACCTTAGAAAAGGGTGTTTTGATTGAAATTGTTGCGATTCATGGGCATTATCTTGATGTTCATTCAAAATAA
- a CDS encoding DEAD/DEAH box helicase family protein, with protein sequence MKQIQVKNSPVAIDKFCSEMKTKFESFGIFASEGIMKLQEQLCASYNKVINDNQSGEEPVMYVMPPATGTGKTTSIKLYCAMMPKHISALIIVPKVEHAKDVCKSINDYANEEIAYCSYTVTADNPDHSLRVEIESIQKHRIIVITHERFRRDIKSKKSILGYASPNEEKDWLGRVETKNRDLIIVDEQINMIESETLESYELEKMSLLARQLPNEETKKIVNTIVAMLKSLIDESRKITAITEEKNMDWNLFISPLIEVLSSKDTSWYKLSRAEFSFRRNYKKESNEIELREGFIDALKSLCLILDRKMFFHKHGTNWTLHGVNLLYHEFGSLVVLDATSEVNKKIELMKEWISIKNENPKHFKADRRLIENIKVPNPRTYHNCKLYLCKENWVRHSRTGLNIDNEAECKLTLAPYVKSIKLNIEPHDDALIITYKDIAITMKSLIGLENANVIHWGNHDATNEYRHCNKVFIVGLNHLPYSVMFEQFSFIVGGVETAYEVEENRKIEIPKLASSKLAEDIIQGVFRSRARVSKNHDGSPDSTEFFIFLGKETNKNKEIIDLALEAMPNIQVLDWELKHSVAMPPKKNKVSEQIEMLIDVLEAYAHDGYSDVLRETIENRMAVTKVVMKRLLSNQVCINELGKAGFKYVAGIGKTKSVFIMP encoded by the coding sequence ATGAAACAAATCCAAGTCAAAAATAGCCCAGTAGCTATTGATAAATTTTGTAGTGAAATGAAAACTAAATTTGAAAGTTTTGGCATCTTTGCTTCAGAAGGAATTATGAAACTTCAAGAGCAGTTATGTGCTTCTTACAATAAAGTAATTAACGATAATCAAAGCGGAGAAGAACCTGTGATGTATGTTATGCCTCCCGCAACAGGAACAGGGAAAACTACAAGCATCAAGCTTTACTGTGCAATGATGCCTAAACATATAAGTGCTTTGATTATTGTCCCTAAAGTTGAACACGCAAAAGACGTTTGTAAATCAATCAATGACTATGCAAATGAAGAGATTGCCTATTGTTCTTATACTGTAACTGCTGATAACCCTGACCATAGCTTACGAGTTGAGATTGAGTCAATACAAAAGCATCGTATTATTGTCATCACCCATGAACGCTTTAGACGAGACATAAAATCAAAAAAATCAATCTTGGGATATGCTTCACCCAATGAAGAAAAAGATTGGTTGGGTCGAGTCGAGACTAAGAATAGAGATTTGATAATCGTAGATGAACAAATCAACATGATTGAGTCGGAGACGCTAGAGAGTTATGAATTAGAAAAGATGAGTCTTCTTGCAAGGCAACTACCAAACGAAGAGACTAAAAAAATAGTTAATACGATTGTTGCCATGTTGAAGAGCCTTATTGATGAGAGCCGAAAGATAACAGCTATCACAGAAGAAAAAAATATGGATTGGAATTTGTTTATTAGTCCACTCATTGAAGTTTTAAGCAGCAAGGACACATCTTGGTATAAACTATCAAGAGCAGAATTTTCCTTTCGTAGAAATTATAAAAAAGAGTCTAATGAGATTGAGCTAAGAGAAGGCTTTATAGATGCACTAAAAAGTTTATGTTTGATACTTGATAGAAAGATGTTTTTTCACAAGCATGGAACCAATTGGACACTTCATGGAGTGAATTTGCTTTACCATGAGTTTGGAAGCCTAGTTGTCTTAGATGCAACATCAGAAGTTAATAAAAAAATTGAACTGATGAAGGAATGGATTAGCATCAAAAATGAAAATCCAAAACATTTTAAAGCAGACAGACGATTGATTGAAAATATCAAAGTTCCAAATCCTAGAACCTACCATAATTGCAAACTTTACCTTTGTAAAGAAAATTGGGTACGACATTCACGCACTGGCTTAAACATAGACAATGAAGCTGAGTGTAAACTCACTTTAGCACCGTATGTCAAATCAATTAAATTAAACATAGAGCCACATGATGATGCTTTGATTATTACCTACAAAGACATAGCAATCACAATGAAAAGCTTAATTGGACTAGAGAATGCAAATGTAATTCATTGGGGGAACCACGATGCAACAAATGAGTACAGGCACTGCAATAAGGTTTTTATTGTCGGACTAAATCATTTACCATATAGCGTTATGTTTGAACAGTTTAGCTTTATTGTCGGTGGTGTAGAAACAGCTTATGAAGTTGAAGAAAATAGAAAAATAGAAATACCAAAACTTGCATCCAGTAAACTTGCCGAAGACATCATTCAAGGTGTCTTTAGAAGTAGAGCAAGGGTTTCAAAAAATCATGATGGAAGCCCAGACTCAACAGAGTTTTTTATCTTTTTGGGGAAGGAAACCAATAAAAACAAAGAGATAATTGATTTAGCTTTAGAAGCTATGCCAAATATTCAAGTTTTAGATTGGGAATTAAAACATTCTGTGGCGATGCCCCCAAAGAAAAATAAAGTTAGTGAGCAAATAGAAATGCTTATAGATGTTCTTGAAGCGTATGCCCATGATGGGTACAGTGACGTGCTTCGTGAAACCATTGAAAATAGAATGGCAGTAACAAAAGTAGTAATGAAAAGATTGCTCTCAAACCAAGTATGTATTAATGAACTTGGAAAAGCAGGTTTCAAATACGTTGCTGGAATTGGCAAAACTAAGTCAGTGTTCATAATGCCTTAA
- a CDS encoding TRAP transporter substrate-binding protein, with protein MTKFLKVMAAATLLVSSAIAAEYTIKVTHVVSPNTPKGKGADFFAKRVGELTNGKVEVIVFPNSQLYGDGEEMKALKLGNAHIAMPSFSKFTSLVPEMQLFDLPFIFRDKDHLYKVLDGEVGQILKDKVSKKGFVALDYWDAGFKHLSSNKKPILLPEDAAGQKFRIMSSHVLEAQFKAVGANPQVLPFSEVYSALQQGVVDGAENPLSNFYTKKFNEVQTDLTLSNHGYLGYLVIMSESFWKKFPKDLKPMVLQAMKEATEYERKEAALDDEDMLAKISEYAKASGNLKIHTLTPEQKAAWQKAMEAIYPQFYKTIGEDLIKKVQAVK; from the coding sequence ATGACGAAGTTTCTTAAAGTGATGGCAGCGGCAACGCTTCTTGTTTCATCTGCGATTGCAGCAGAATATACCATTAAAGTGACCCACGTGGTAAGTCCCAATACCCCAAAAGGTAAAGGTGCTGATTTCTTTGCAAAAAGAGTGGGTGAGCTCACCAATGGTAAAGTGGAAGTCATTGTATTTCCAAACTCTCAGCTTTATGGTGATGGCGAAGAGATGAAAGCCTTAAAACTCGGCAATGCACATATCGCAATGCCCAGCTTCTCTAAATTTACCAGCCTCGTTCCTGAGATGCAACTTTTCGATTTACCGTTCATCTTTAGAGACAAAGACCATCTCTATAAAGTCTTAGATGGTGAAGTAGGTCAAATCCTCAAAGACAAAGTAAGTAAAAAAGGCTTTGTAGCACTTGACTACTGGGATGCAGGATTCAAACACCTCTCTTCTAACAAAAAACCAATTCTTCTTCCTGAAGATGCAGCAGGTCAAAAATTTAGAATCATGAGTTCACACGTTTTGGAAGCACAGTTTAAAGCCGTAGGCGCAAATCCTCAAGTTTTACCATTTTCAGAGGTTTATTCAGCCCTTCAACAAGGTGTCGTTGATGGTGCGGAGAACCCACTTTCAAACTTCTACACCAAAAAATTTAATGAAGTTCAAACAGACCTTACCCTTTCAAATCACGGCTACTTAGGCTATTTGGTTATTATGAGTGAGAGTTTTTGGAAAAAATTTCCAAAAGACTTGAAACCAATGGTTCTTCAAGCGATGAAAGAAGCTACTGAGTATGAGCGAAAAGAAGCGGCTCTTGATGATGAAGATATGCTCGCAAAAATCAGTGAGTATGCCAAAGCGTCTGGAAACCTCAAAATCCACACCCTCACTCCTGAGCAAAAAGCTGCATGGCAAAAAGCGATGGAAGCGATTTATCCACAGTTTTATAAAACCATTGGCGAAGACCTCATCAAAAAAGTTCAAGCCGTTAAGTAA
- a CDS encoding response regulator transcription factor, with the protein MNEKMLKKLANYRVLYAEDEAGVRKNVYELLGLLFKDVYLAHDGEEAYRLFEEHKPDLVITDIKMPRLSGIELVKKIRQNDAHAQIIIITAYTEVDFMLEAIELSLLRYIVKPITEPKLFDALEKFLQASEKEHLKALAADWFYDILQKSVTHGADMYELTKKEAKFIELLLQKDSIITYAEIEEKLWEGEYMSLNALRLMIKNLRKKLPEGVLKNIQGIGYKL; encoded by the coding sequence ATGAATGAAAAGATGCTTAAAAAATTAGCAAATTACCGTGTTTTATACGCTGAGGATGAAGCAGGTGTGCGAAAAAACGTCTATGAGCTTCTAGGTTTACTCTTTAAAGATGTCTATCTTGCCCACGATGGAGAGGAAGCCTATCGCCTCTTTGAAGAACACAAACCTGATTTGGTCATTACCGATATTAAAATGCCTCGCTTAAGTGGCATTGAGTTGGTCAAAAAGATTCGTCAAAACGATGCACATGCGCAGATTATTATTATTACCGCTTACACGGAAGTGGATTTTATGCTTGAAGCTATTGAACTCTCTTTGCTTCGTTACATTGTAAAACCCATTACCGAACCTAAACTTTTTGATGCTTTGGAAAAATTTTTACAAGCGAGTGAAAAAGAACATTTAAAAGCCTTAGCGGCTGATTGGTTTTATGATATTTTACAAAAAAGTGTTACGCACGGTGCTGATATGTATGAATTAACGAAAAAAGAAGCTAAGTTTATTGAACTTCTTTTACAAAAAGATTCTATCATTACCTATGCAGAGATAGAGGAGAAGTTGTGGGAAGGTGAGTATATGAGCTTGAATGCTCTTCGTTTAATGATAAAAAATTTAAGAAAGAAGTTACCAGAGGGAGTTTTAAAGAATATTCAAGGTATTGGTTACAAATTGTAA
- a CDS encoding Fic family protein, translated as MIEELDSKKITIPDPSWGSDLANIILDLEKLRTRHLGGNVPPYIFFQLKNIFQILETLGSARIEGNNTTLSEYVEKLIDTHVKDESDDEIKNLENAIQFIEENTDEKTFFNRAYISEIHKIITKDLTPPPQGEGSKYSGELRKHDVSIKKSGHTPPVHFLLPEYFERFVEFINEEYKEQYQLLMVAIAHHRFEYIHPFDNGNGRMGRLLNYAFLIKLGFKVKQGRLINPSSVFYTDRDQYYDMLSRADSLETNDLLAWCEYFLRGLKNEIEKIDHLLKKEYVQKEILLPTLKIALEREHITKQEFDILSYLIKKDDMAMKAEELSTFGITDSKKKSLVINKLRDKKMIVPITDGGRIYTVRFVNNYLLRGIMQVLKENGFVSDFLNNN; from the coding sequence ATGATAGAAGAACTAGATAGTAAAAAAATTACGATTCCTGACCCATCTTGGGGAAGTGATTTGGCTAATATTATTTTGGATTTGGAAAAGCTAAGAACTCGACATCTTGGTGGCAATGTTCCTCCATATATTTTTTTTCAGCTTAAAAATATCTTTCAAATTTTAGAGACCTTAGGTTCTGCTAGAATCGAAGGGAACAACACCACATTATCTGAGTATGTTGAAAAACTTATTGATACCCATGTCAAAGACGAAAGTGATGATGAAATAAAAAATCTAGAGAATGCCATACAATTTATAGAAGAAAACACCGATGAAAAGACTTTTTTTAATCGTGCTTATATCTCAGAGATTCATAAAATTATTACGAAAGATTTAACCCCACCACCACAGGGGGAAGGTTCTAAATACTCGGGAGAACTAAGAAAACATGATGTGAGCATTAAAAAATCAGGTCACACTCCACCCGTACATTTTTTACTTCCTGAATACTTTGAAAGATTTGTAGAGTTCATCAATGAAGAATATAAAGAACAATATCAACTTTTGATGGTAGCTATTGCTCATCATAGATTTGAATACATCCATCCCTTTGACAACGGAAATGGTCGTATGGGAAGACTTCTAAATTATGCATTTTTAATAAAATTGGGATTTAAAGTAAAACAAGGAAGGCTTATCAACCCTTCTTCCGTTTTTTATACCGATAGAGACCAATACTATGACATGCTTTCACGTGCTGATAGTTTAGAAACCAATGATTTATTGGCATGGTGTGAATATTTTTTAAGAGGTCTAAAAAATGAGATTGAAAAAATAGATCATCTTTTAAAAAAAGAGTATGTGCAAAAAGAGATACTTTTACCAACGTTAAAAATAGCGCTTGAAAGAGAACATATCACAAAACAAGAATTTGACATCTTGTCTTATCTTATCAAAAAAGATGATATGGCAATGAAAGCTGAAGAGCTTAGTACATTTGGGATAACAGACTCCAAGAAAAAATCGTTAGTTATCAATAAATTAAGAGATAAAAAAATGATTGTTCCTATAACAGATGGTGGGCGAATATACACCGTACGCTTTGTAAACAACTATCTCTTGCGAGGAATTATGCAAGTGTTAAAAGAAAATGGGTTTGTATCTGATTTTTTGAATAATAACTAG
- a CDS encoding TRAP transporter small permease: protein MRKYFTILDLGVMALNKNVAVFGITLGVLLAFVNVVLRYFFEMSLTWAGELTNYLFMWSALFGAAYGFKKGVHISVTMLLEKLPPMMAKVILMAAHLFSCLYLGLMAYLGYELTLMMMDFGEMSIDLGVPMWIPHLVLPLAFVGASFRAGEKVFEVAEMNANNVVVNHELEAIKDSLEIRGVKDVNA from the coding sequence ATGAGAAAGTATTTTACAATCCTCGATTTAGGGGTTATGGCACTCAATAAAAATGTTGCTGTTTTTGGTATTACACTAGGTGTTTTACTCGCTTTTGTTAACGTCGTTTTACGTTATTTTTTTGAAATGAGCTTGACTTGGGCAGGAGAGCTTACCAACTATTTATTTATGTGGTCAGCACTTTTTGGTGCGGCCTATGGTTTTAAAAAAGGTGTGCACATTTCTGTGACCATGCTTTTAGAAAAATTACCACCGATGATGGCAAAAGTCATTTTAATGGCTGCGCATCTCTTTAGCTGTTTGTACTTAGGCCTGATGGCATATTTGGGGTATGAATTAACCCTGATGATGATGGATTTTGGTGAAATGAGTATCGACCTTGGTGTACCGATGTGGATTCCACATTTAGTACTTCCTTTAGCCTTTGTCGGAGCTTCTTTTCGAGCAGGCGAAAAAGTGTTTGAAGTCGCAGAGATGAACGCAAACAATGTTGTGGTGAACCACGAATTAGAAGCGATTAAAGATTCATTGGAAATTAGAGGAGTTAAAGATGTTAATGCTTAG
- a CDS encoding sensor histidine kinase, translating to MKIIKESNISNIIIVSTIFIISSLMLFNGYFFITKQYEILDAHIEDTKKTFVENKRNLLKREVDAIIEFIQFKKSTFPISSRSEEKKLKEEVYAWIRHIRYGGQEHNYIFVYQVENIKGGEQFAKMLINPNRPDLEGQYISDSYTDENGKAFRKIFLQDIHEKGFSFVEYLYKKPESGEIRPKVSYFKLYKAWNLIIAAGVYTDDIDEEIALAKATFKQKMNLEITSAIIIFLLFALIANAFAVMLGKQIERFLNSYHAQVQQKTWELENLNKTLESRVSEEIKKSREHEQLLIQKAKFIALGEMISNIAHQWRQPLSQLSALLITLKLKYTMRTLDQQSMDTKCSEAETIVEYMSHTIDDFRNFFMPNKDQKAFSIKQSVEEVLRIIGKSITNQHITIEVNIEEDAFILGYKSEYEQVLLNLLSNAKDAIISSGNKKGKIIITLENHAKSTQLVVKDNGGGITIRPIEKIFEPYVSTKEQNEGTGIGLYMAKLIIEKSMKGRLEARNEKDGAVFIVEVEKGFKEALGGTPL from the coding sequence GTGAAAATCATCAAAGAAAGTAATATCTCAAATATTATTATCGTCAGTACTATTTTTATCATCAGTTCATTAATGCTCTTTAATGGGTACTTTTTTATCACGAAACAGTATGAGATTTTGGATGCGCATATCGAAGATACCAAAAAAACATTTGTGGAAAACAAACGTAATCTTCTTAAACGAGAAGTGGATGCGATTATTGAGTTTATTCAGTTTAAAAAAAGTACGTTTCCTATCTCTTCAAGGAGTGAAGAGAAAAAACTGAAAGAAGAGGTGTATGCGTGGATTCGTCATATTCGCTATGGTGGACAAGAACATAATTATATCTTTGTCTATCAGGTAGAAAATATAAAAGGGGGTGAACAGTTTGCAAAAATGCTTATTAACCCCAATCGTCCCGATTTGGAAGGGCAATACATTTCAGATAGTTATACCGATGAAAATGGTAAAGCCTTTCGTAAAATCTTTTTGCAAGATATCCACGAGAAAGGGTTTTCATTTGTAGAGTATTTGTATAAAAAGCCTGAAAGCGGTGAGATTCGTCCTAAAGTTTCCTATTTTAAACTGTATAAAGCATGGAATCTCATTATCGCAGCGGGGGTTTATACGGATGACATTGATGAAGAGATTGCACTTGCGAAGGCAACGTTTAAACAAAAAATGAATTTAGAGATTACCTCTGCGATTATTATTTTCTTACTCTTTGCACTTATTGCCAACGCATTTGCGGTGATGCTAGGTAAACAAATCGAGCGTTTTTTAAACAGTTACCATGCGCAAGTGCAGCAAAAAACATGGGAGCTTGAAAATCTCAATAAAACCCTAGAGAGTCGAGTGAGCGAGGAGATTAAAAAAAGCAGAGAACACGAACAGCTTTTGATTCAAAAAGCAAAATTTATCGCTTTAGGAGAGATGATTAGCAATATAGCGCATCAATGGCGACAGCCCCTTTCCCAACTCTCCGCACTGCTCATCACCCTTAAATTAAAATATACCATGCGTACGCTTGACCAACAGAGTATGGATACCAAATGTTCAGAAGCGGAGACGATTGTCGAGTATATGTCACATACGATTGATGATTTTCGTAATTTTTTCATGCCCAATAAAGACCAAAAAGCATTTAGTATTAAACAATCCGTTGAGGAAGTTTTACGGATTATTGGAAAATCCATCACCAATCAGCACATTACGATTGAAGTGAATATTGAAGAGGATGCTTTTATTTTGGGGTATAAAAGCGAGTATGAACAAGTGCTGCTTAATTTGCTCTCCAACGCCAAAGATGCCATTATTTCCTCGGGAAATAAAAAGGGGAAAATCATCATTACCCTTGAAAATCATGCGAAGAGTACGCAGTTGGTTGTAAAAGATAATGGAGGTGGCATTACGATTCGACCGATAGAGAAGATTTTCGAGCCTTACGTGAGTACCAAAGAGCAAAATGAGGGGACAGGCATTGGACTTTATATGGCAAAATTGATTATTGAGAAGAGCATGAAAGGAAGACTAGAAGCTCGAAATGAAAAGGATGGGGCTGTTTTTATTGTAGAAGTTGAGAAAGGCTTCAAAGAGGCGCTTGGCGGGACACCTCTTTGA
- a CDS encoding helix-turn-helix transcriptional regulator, protein MLNIPDIVTAEEEDLFFRTVSYNVKRIRNEKGMSQLEVALSIGQKSSGFYANIENYKHGKHFNLSHLFRLSILFNVSINEFFEPIK, encoded by the coding sequence ATGCTGAATATCCCCGATATAGTAACAGCAGAAGAAGAGGATTTGTTTTTTAGAACTGTTTCCTATAATGTAAAAAGAATACGCAATGAAAAGGGGATGAGCCAACTTGAGGTGGCTCTATCTATCGGACAAAAGTCATCAGGTTTTTATGCCAATATTGAAAACTATAAACATGGAAAGCATTTTAATTTGTCGCATCTTTTTAGGTTGTCTATACTTTTTAATGTTTCAATAAATGAGTTTTTTGAGCCAATTAAATAA
- a CDS encoding tyrosine-type recombinase/integrase: MPKISTSLLTDKEIKNFKPEDKPYIKSDINGLRILIHPDGRKIWEFVYTSPTLYKKRKSTFGTYPKTTLKEARDKRETYLNLIKQGIDPIDAQREEKAEVKLQKESDFSNVVNLWFQSQESHIVHSTYKKKRALFDTTVIPVLKHKSIAEIKHDELVQIIKIKAIQTPETAKRLLGYFHDLWQFACTHGYCDFNIVPNIHAKSVLPKIVKKHYACITDPSILKQLVNSIYTYGGHISTKNALKFVLHVPLRAGNLVSLKWAYVDFEKHLITIPRKEMKAKSGDDFILPLSDEAIAILQEQYLYTSHKEFVFVADNGLHIDEVTPSRALQRMGFNNETLGNKQRLHSFRATFRSLVDTHQMEHRSSYEAKEKVLDHIVGSGVERAYTQKAIYTEEMRLLLTWWSGYILAMMDSPLKG; this comes from the coding sequence ATGCCTAAAATAAGCACTTCTCTACTCACAGATAAAGAGATTAAGAATTTTAAACCCGAAGATAAGCCCTACATAAAATCTGACATTAATGGACTTAGAATACTTATCCATCCAGATGGTCGCAAGATATGGGAATTTGTTTATACAAGCCCAACGCTATATAAAAAACGCAAATCAACCTTTGGAACGTACCCAAAAACCACCCTTAAAGAGGCAAGAGATAAAAGAGAAACGTACCTAAACCTCATCAAACAAGGCATAGACCCGATAGATGCACAACGTGAAGAGAAAGCTGAAGTAAAACTACAAAAAGAGAGTGATTTTTCAAACGTGGTCAATCTTTGGTTTCAATCGCAAGAGAGCCACATTGTTCACAGCACCTACAAAAAGAAGAGAGCCTTGTTTGATACAACTGTCATTCCTGTGCTCAAACATAAATCAATTGCAGAAATAAAGCATGATGAGCTTGTGCAAATTATCAAAATAAAAGCCATACAAACACCCGAAACAGCGAAAAGACTTTTAGGCTACTTTCATGACCTTTGGCAGTTTGCATGTACGCATGGTTATTGTGATTTTAATATCGTGCCAAACATTCATGCTAAAAGCGTTTTACCAAAAATAGTTAAAAAGCACTACGCCTGCATTACAGACCCATCCATCTTGAAACAGCTTGTAAACAGCATTTACACTTATGGTGGACATATTAGCACCAAAAATGCTTTAAAGTTCGTTTTACACGTTCCATTGCGTGCAGGTAATCTTGTATCGTTAAAGTGGGCATATGTGGATTTTGAAAAACACCTCATTACTATACCGCGCAAAGAGATGAAAGCCAAAAGTGGTGATGATTTTATTTTGCCTCTTTCAGACGAAGCCATAGCTATTTTGCAAGAGCAATATTTGTATACATCACACAAAGAATTTGTTTTTGTGGCTGACAATGGCTTGCACATTGATGAAGTGACACCAAGCAGAGCATTGCAACGCATGGGTTTCAATAACGAAACACTAGGCAATAAACAACGCTTACACAGCTTTAGAGCCACGTTTCGTTCTTTGGTTGATACACACCAAATGGAACATAGAAGCTCTTATGAAGCCAAAGAAAAAGTGCTAGACCATATTGTAGGTAGTGGCGTTGAGCGGGCTTACACCCAAAAAGCGATTTATACGGAAGAGATGCGCTTACTCCTTACATGGTGGAGTGGATACATCTTGGCAATGATGGACAGCCCTTTAAAAGGATAA
- a CDS encoding helix-turn-helix transcriptional regulator, with product MTQTQNENMRIKQVAETYPVSRASIWRYVKDGKIKAYKITDGVTIFKRSELESFFNGES from the coding sequence ATGACACAGACACAAAACGAAAATATGCGCATTAAACAAGTAGCGGAAACCTATCCTGTTTCCAGAGCTAGCATTTGGCGATATGTCAAAGATGGGAAAATCAAGGCATACAAAATAACTGATGGCGTAACAATATTTAAACGCTCAGAGCTTGAGAGCTTTTTTAATGGCGAGAGCTAA
- a CDS encoding SPFH domain-containing protein codes for MYNLDLSLSFFVILLLAGAYLLYQMIRIVPQGEEWVVERLGKFHTILKPGLNFLIPILDQVQVKLNTKELIQQMKAQEVITKDNAVVIISAVVFYKISDPAKAVYSIDNFELAVANMAATTLRSVIGNMELDASLSGREAIKASVSEKISDHLEQWGLSLTAVEVQDIRPSDNLQEAMEKQAAAEREKKALIMKAEGEKQAAIAKAEGLKQSMILEAEGKLEASRKEAEAKVALANGDQAAMEAISSQIKNGDAPSYLLAQRYLDSVHALANSNNSKVVFIPSDLKHSLEGVAGNLSTLFSTLK; via the coding sequence GTGTATAACCTCGATTTGAGCCTCTCATTTTTTGTGATTTTACTTTTAGCAGGAGCGTATCTGCTCTATCAAATGATTCGCATTGTGCCACAAGGCGAAGAGTGGGTCGTGGAGCGACTGGGAAAATTTCATACCATTTTAAAACCAGGGCTTAATTTTTTAATTCCTATTTTAGATCAGGTGCAGGTCAAACTGAATACCAAAGAGCTGATTCAACAGATGAAAGCGCAAGAGGTGATTACGAAAGATAACGCCGTGGTGATTATTAGTGCGGTGGTTTTTTATAAAATCAGCGACCCTGCCAAAGCGGTTTATTCGATTGATAATTTTGAATTAGCCGTGGCAAATATGGCAGCGACCACCCTTCGCTCCGTTATTGGAAATATGGAACTGGATGCTTCTTTGTCAGGCAGGGAAGCCATTAAAGCCTCCGTTTCGGAGAAAATTAGCGACCATTTAGAGCAGTGGGGCTTATCGCTGACGGCAGTTGAAGTTCAAGACATTCGCCCCAGCGATAATTTACAAGAAGCGATGGAAAAACAAGCCGCCGCAGAGCGAGAGAAAAAAGCACTCATTATGAAAGCTGAGGGTGAAAAGCAAGCCGCCATTGCCAAAGCAGAGGGCTTAAAACAATCGATGATACTTGAAGCAGAGGGAAAACTAGAAGCCTCACGCAAAGAGGCAGAAGCCAAAGTAGCCCTTGCCAATGGTGATCAAGCGGCGATGGAAGCCATTAGCTCACAAATCAAAAATGGTGATGCGCCTAGCTATCTTTTAGCTCAACGCTACCTTGATAGTGTGCATGCTCTAGCCAACTCAAATAACAGCAAAGTGGTCTTTATCCCTTCCGATTTAAAACACTCACTAGAGGGCGTTGCGGGTAATCTTAGCACGCTTTTTTCCACACTCAAATAA